The DNA segment GATCCATGACTTTGTACACGCGCTGGCCGAAGCGCTGATAATCGTGATTGTGGTCAGTCTTGTCAGCCTGGGCTGGCGCGCCGGCCTGGTGGTCGCGACCACGGTGCCGCTGGTGCTTGGGGGCGTGGCGCTGGTAATGCTGGCGATGGGCTGGAACCTCGAACGCATCTCGCTCGGTTCGCTGATCATCGCGTTGGGCCTGCTGGTGGACGACGCCATCATCGCCATCGAGATGATGGTGGCGAAAATGGAAACCGGCTGGGACCGTGTGAGAGCGGCTGCCTTCTCGTATTCGGCGACTGCCATGCCGCGCCTGACCGGCGCACTGATCACCGTCGTGGGCTTCCTGCCGATCGGCCTGTCGCAGTCCACCACGGGCGAATACGCGGGCGGCATCTTCTGGATTGTCGGCGCCGCAGTATTGTTCTCATGGATCTGCTCCGGCATTTTCACGCCGTATCTCGCGGTCAAGATGCTGCCCAACGACCTGGGCAAGCACCAGCATGGCGATGATCCGTACGACTCGAAGTTCTACCGTAGGCTACGTGGCCTGATCGACGCCGCCATCGAGCGTCGCTGGGTGATGATCGGTGCAACGTTTGGCGCGCTGGCGCTTGCTCTGGCCTGCATGAACCTGGTGCCGCAGCAGTTCTTCCCCAACAGTTCGCGCCCTGAGTTGGTCATCGACCTGCGCGTCAAGGAAGGTGCGTCGTTTGCCGCGACCACCGAGCAGGTCAAGCGCATGGAGGCGATCCTGGCGAAGGACGAAGACGTACGTTTCTTCACCGCCTACACCGGCGCCGGCGCACCGCGCTTCTATCTCTCGCTCAACCCCGAGCTGCCGAATCCGGGCTATTCCCAGTTCGTCGTGATGACCAAGGACTTGGAGGCGCGCGAACGAGTACGTGCGCGGCTCATGACCTTGGCGGAACAGCAGTTCCCGCAGGCGTGGTTGCGCGTGACTCGGCTGGAGCTGGGGCCGCCCGTTGGCTATCCGGTGCAGTTCCGCGTCGTCGGCCCCGACACTCAAGTGGTGCGCCAGATCGCCCGCGAGGTAGAACACGTGGTCGCGTCCAGCCCGAAAGTGCGCGACGTCCAGCTCGACTGGAACGACCCTGTGCGAACGCTGAAGGTGCAGTTGGACCAGGACAAGGCGACTGCGCTGGGCCTGACACCGGCCGACGTGTCCCTGGTGACCCAGACCGTGATGAACGGAGCGACCCTGTCGCAGCTACGCGAGCGTGAGGACCTGATCGACATCGTGGCCCGTGCCGTGCCGGAGGAGCGCCTTAGCCTCGACACAATAAAGGACATCAGCCTCTATACGCGCCAGGGTACCGTGGTGTCGTTGTCGCAAGTGGCACAGGTGAGCTACGAGCTGGAAGAGCCGGTGCTATGGCGCCGCAATCGCGACATGGCAATCACCGTGCGCGCCGACGTCAAGGATGGCGAGCAGGGTGTGTCAGTGACGCAGGAGATCCAGCCGTTGCTGAAGGACATCGAGGCGAAGCTGCCATCGGGTTACCGCATCGATGTCGGCGGCGCGGTGGAGGAAAGCGACAAGGCCAACCAGGCGCTGCTGGCGGTGGCCCCGCTGATGATGATCACCATCCTGTTGCTGCTGATGCTGCAACTCCGGGACTTCTCCCGCATGTGGATGGTGGTGCTGACCGCGCCGCTGGGCCTGATCGGCGTGGTGCCGGCGCTGCTGGTGTTCCAGTCGCCGCTGGGCTTCGTCGCGATCCTGGGCATCATCGCCCTCGGCGGCATGATCATGCGCAATTCGGTGATCCTGATCGACCAGGTGCAGATCGAGATATCGCAGGGCCGCGCCCCGTGGAATGCGGTGCTGGATGCCGCCATTCACCGGGCCCGCCCGGTGATGCTGACGGCCTTGGCCACCGTGCTCGCGATGATCCCGCTGACCCGCAGCGTGTTCTGGGGGCCGATGGCGATTGCGATCATGGGCGGCCTCACCGTGGCGACATTGCTGACGATCTTCTTTGTCCCGGCGCTGTACGCAGCATGGTTCAAAGTGCGCCGCCAGCAGTCCGATGGTGACCAGCAGGTGACGGTCGATGCCGCGTTCGCTTCCTGAGTGAGGAGCGCGGTGGTTTAGCGCTTCGTCTTCACGCCGAAGGTTGATCGTGCTCGATCAGCCTTCGGCGAATCGGGAAGCCACGCCAGGCTTAACGGCACCGTCAGGCTCCCGTTGAGGGCGGGCGAGACGCATCGAGCAGCCCCGGCCTGGTGCGCGACTCTTCCTGTTTTTTCACTTCCAAGCCCCTTCTGTCGCCGATATTTGCGACAGCGGATTGGCACGGCATGCGTCTGGACTGCCGCCGTCTTTCATGGAACGCCTAATACCATGCTAAAAAACTTCAGGCTTGTACTTGCTGCCCTTTTTGCCGTCGTCGCTATTGCGCTGTGGAACCTGCTTGGCCGGTTCGAACCATCCATGAAATCCGCCATCGAGACCGAGGGAGGGCTTGCCACCCAGACGCAGGTGCTCGTGGGTAGCGTGGAATTCTCGCCCTTCACTGGCGTGGGAGCGCTTGATGGACTGACTGTGGGCAACCCCACTGGATTCTCTTCGCCCTACGCCGTAGTGGTGGACCGTATCGCCCTGCAGGTGGAACGCGGCTCGCTTCTCGGTGGCGGCCCAATCATTGTCGATTCCGCCACCGTCATCGCCCCGCAGGTTACTTACACGGCGAAAAGTCCCAACGCCATTAGCAACCTGGAGACCATCAAGAACACGGCACAGGCCTATTCCGTCACACCG comes from the Pseudomonas sp. TCU-HL1 genome and includes:
- a CDS encoding efflux RND transporter permease subunit, whose amino-acid sequence is MNNFNLTDWALRNRAVVLFMLILVAVTGAFSFTRLGQLEDPNFSVPSMTAIVIWPGATAQQLQDQVLNRMEKKFEQIDNFEKVVTYARQGYAGMTLTVRGGTSMADQREAWYQARKKLDDLSLDLPDGVIGPIVNDEYGDVYGLMYAVKGDGIGHADLSDAAEDIKRRMLKVPMVKKIDVVGKQAERVYVEFSQERLAALGITPLAIAESLKSQNAMLPAGQIDTRGDRVMVRVSGQFSSEDAIRNVPISAGGRLIKLGDIATVQRGFEDPPTYTVRHNGQPVLMLGVTMTSDGNIVDLGKAMESAVAKIQSELPYGVELELVADQPTTVKDAIHDFVHALAEALIIVIVVSLVSLGWRAGLVVATTVPLVLGGVALVMLAMGWNLERISLGSLIIALGLLVDDAIIAIEMMVAKMETGWDRVRAAAFSYSATAMPRLTGALITVVGFLPIGLSQSTTGEYAGGIFWIVGAAVLFSWICSGIFTPYLAVKMLPNDLGKHQHGDDPYDSKFYRRLRGLIDAAIERRWVMIGATFGALALALACMNLVPQQFFPNSSRPELVIDLRVKEGASFAATTEQVKRMEAILAKDEDVRFFTAYTGAGAPRFYLSLNPELPNPGYSQFVVMTKDLEARERVRARLMTLAEQQFPQAWLRVTRLELGPPVGYPVQFRVVGPDTQVVRQIAREVEHVVASSPKVRDVQLDWNDPVRTLKVQLDQDKATALGLTPADVSLVTQTVMNGATLSQLREREDLIDIVARAVPEERLSLDTIKDISLYTRQGTVVSLSQVAQVSYELEEPVLWRRNRDMAITVRADVKDGEQGVSVTQEIQPLLKDIEAKLPSGYRIDVGGAVEESDKANQALLAVAPLMMITILLLLMLQLRDFSRMWMVVLTAPLGLIGVVPALLVFQSPLGFVAILGIIALGGMIMRNSVILIDQVQIEISQGRAPWNAVLDAAIHRARPVMLTALATVLAMIPLTRSVFWGPMAIAIMGGLTVATLLTIFFVPALYAAWFKVRRQQSDGDQQVTVDAAFAS